The following coding sequences are from one Humulus lupulus chromosome X, drHumLupu1.1, whole genome shotgun sequence window:
- the LOC133807351 gene encoding UDP-rhamnose/UDP-galactose transporter 3-like has product MKAEKAMEPNEKKSVAAVSDVGAWAMNVVSSVGIIMANKQLMSSSGYAFTFATTLTGFHFAVTAMVGLVSNATGYSASKHVPLWELFWFSIVANMSITGMNFSLMLNSVGFYQISKLSMIPVVCVMEWIIHSKHYSREVKMAVIVVVIGVGVCTVTDVKVNLKGFICACVAVLSTSLQQITIGSLQKKYSIGSFELLSKTAPIQALSLLVLGPFIDYFLSGKLITSYKMSSGAILFILLSCSLAVFCNVSQYLCIGRFSAVSFQVLGHMKTVCVLTLGWLLFDSELTFKNIMGMALAVVGMIIYSWAVELEKQANSKALTSVKNSMTEEEIRLLKEGMESGKDVQLGDSKV; this is encoded by the exons ATGAAGGCAGAAAAGGCCATGGAGCCCAACGAGAAGAAATCTGTGGCGGCAGTTTCCGATGTCGGAGCCTGGGCCATGAACGTCGTCAGCTCCGTCGGAATTATCATGGCTAACAAGCAGCTCATGTCCTCTTCTGGCTACGCTTTCACTTTCG CCACCACTCTAACTGGATTCCATTTCGCCGTCACTGCCATGGTCGGTCTGGTCTCCAATGCTACCGGATACTCTGCATCTAAACACGTCCCTCTCTGGGAGCTTTTCTGGTTCTCCATCGTTGCTAACATGTCCATCACTGGGATGAACTTCAGCCTCATGCTCAACTCAGTCGGGTTTTACCAG ATTTCCAAGCTGAGCATGATTCCGGTGGTGTGCGTGATGGAGTGGATTATTCACAGCAAGCACTACTCGAGAGAAGTTAAGATGGCTGTGATCGTTGTGGTTATTGGCGTTGGTGTTTGCACTGTCACTGATGTCAAAGTCAATCTCAAAGGCTTCATTTGTGCTTGCGTAGCTGTCCTCTCAACCTCTTTGCAGCAAATT ACCATAGGTTCCCTACAAAAGAAGTACTCAATTGGATCTTTTGAACTGCTGAGCAAGACGGCTCCAATTCAAGCTCTGTCTCTCCTTGTTCTTGGTCCGTTCATTGATTATTTCCTTAGTGGGAAATTAATAACAAGCTACAAGATGTCTTCGGGTGCCATT CTATTCATTCTTCTTTCGTGCTCCCTAGCCGTGTTCTGCAATGTGAGTCAGTACCTCTGCATAGGGCGGTTCTCGGCCGTTTCGTTCCAGGTTTTAGGCCACATGAAAACGGTGTGCGTGCTCACACTAGGGTGGTTGCTCTTCGATTCAGAGCTGACGTTCAAGAACATCATGGGGATGGCTCTTGCAGTGGTTGGGATGATAATCTATAGTTGGGCCGTGGAGCTAGAGAAACAAGCCAATTCCAAGGCTTTAACAAGTGTGAAAAATAGCATGACAGAAGAGGAGATCAGGTTGTTGAAAGAAGGAATGGAGTCTGGGAAAGATGTTCAAT